A section of the Flaviflexus equikiangi genome encodes:
- a CDS encoding type I polyketide synthase produces the protein MASSFISRLASGEPYVLLFAGQATPWRENLAEIGEDSNLAHAIRSLIADSDALLAPIAAPLAAAGAGALTLENLGSSNDPALSVPGITAAQYALLHALSSAGLDIGVSAPVDTLGHSQGILGAELAKAWVTKDEKELARIFAIARLIGAATSRTCRAEGITHSTRSPMLSVRDVSRGQLDAMVEGTGATVSIVNSRRRFIVSGHPTDLERVELAADAAAKADRAELAAKTRGGMPLTPVLEYLTVEAPFHHELLRPAYEQVLAWSEACGIAGADELARAVLLDPVDWASQVRAAQARGVSWFVDLGPGNVVGRITTDVLEGTGAGIVSAGTLSDIDALAVPGEEPARTADWSTHAPRLLDLPSGTAVETAFSRLTGNSPILLAGMTPTTVDPEIVAAAANAGFWVEMGGGGQVTAEVFASNLAGLQAQLNDGRTAQFNAMFMDRYLWNLQFGGQRVVSKARESGAPLDGVVVSAGIPELDEAPELIATLQSEGFKYIAFKPGTVAQIRHSLQIAKSVDTTIILHVEDGHAGGHHSWENLDDLLRSTYAEIRREENVILCVGGGIGTPERAADYISGQWALAYDLPLMPVDGVLIGTAAMTAKEAKTQDSVKELLVKTSGVPASEGGWVGSGQSKGGMTSGLSHLRADMYEIDNDAAACARLVAEVEGKPELLRTRRDEIIAALNKTSKPYFGDLGEMTYAEVATRFAELSHPWVDPSWLTRYHELLQRFEARLSPADHGPVTTLFPTEADVTDGLPAAERLIGAYPLSQELTLTPLDSAWFIALCRKYPKPMGFVPTIDDDLLRWWGQDSLWQAQDDRYDANAVRIIPGPVSVAGITTVNEPIASILSRFEDATIARLEGSAERLTAFSKLANAKDAAEYVRAVPFISWTGHLIDNPAHILDASAYDLEIDGEKATITVKLDTFWDGSTASVHAVRELVVPLVLPPSVQDGGVPVVDEERLPESMYNLLSGTAGVGNTAVQGDYIEALPTMVESARSEFGEAHYSFTLPATLGADHTGVTGSALGLDTATIVPDALLGTCWPAIYAALGSAMVNGYPVIEGLLNAVHLDHTISFDRPVSELPLGAIDVISWADSIQESSSGRIVEVDLDLFIDGVKVGHMEERFAIRGRAYGSNLPAEPPFAGGTTAEVVDTPRSTLRKVTVTAPSDMTPFAWVSGDFNPIHTSTHAARVAGLEAPLVHGMWLSATAQHAASVADDKGRALKLTGWTYRMFGLVDLNDEVDITVERIGRLKGGGLVLEVTCKVGSELVSTGTATTAAPATAYVYPGQGIQSQGMGLNERASSKATADVWERADIHTRKVLGFSILALVRDNPTVLTAKGVTYRHPEGVLNLTQFTQVALATLAFAQTARLREAGAVVDGAYFAGHSLGEYNALSAYAGTIDLETVLELVFHRGATMHNLVPRDDQGRSNYQMGALRPNQFGVSHDQVKDYIDGVAKASGEFLEIVNYNLAGQQYAVAGTIAGLRALAADAGERARKAGGKGPFMLVPGIDVPFHSAILHDGVPEFRERLTELLPHEIDYRGLENKYIPNLVAKPFELTQDFVREILSVVPSVELDAVLANWDDEIQDKTKLARTILIELLCWQFASPVRWIETQDLLFSTSKLDINEIVEIGLGAAPTLANLASKTLALPEYTDASVTVRNVQRDEAFVYHEDVNTIDDDEPVEIPDTPVAQAATPTPAPEAPAAPVAPAGSVERPADLPYRASDAIKTLLAFANKVRPEQIGAADTTGTLTNGVSSRLNQLLMDFSAELGLASVEGAAEADVVTLSATVDRAAHNYKPFGPVLGEAIKDRIRKLFGAAGQKQSAIAERVTGVWQLGDGWVAHTTAAILLGTRPGASTRGGDLASLPTEASSTADVTAIIDAAVAEVGAAHGIPVAIPTAGGGGGATVDSAALDEFASSITGDRGVLANTARHLLNALGLDEATPASFDHSEAEETQAVLDAVEAELGAGWVSLVTPSFDPRKAVLLDDRWASAREDLARLWAGQELADTVSFRGAGQAVADQASWWAQQSSGEKARRFEQIAQSALDTAPGEYSGQIAIVTGMAPNSIAGGVVAGLLAGGATVVATASRLNAARLAYAKTLYRENASADAALWLVPANLSSYRDVDALVEWIGTEQSETVGSDLKVTKPALVPDLYFPFAAPPVSGTAEDAGPATETQARLLLWSVERSMTALSKIGADTNVEHRLHVVLPGSPNRGTFGGDGAYGEVKAAFDAIVNKWQVEPWAERVTIAHPRIGWVAGTGLMGGNDPLVAAAEKSGIRVWTPSEISSELLALCSAEAKARAGEAPIEADLTGGMDKISISALRAEAEVLTPETVSTVEATLQALPSPVRSAQPTADWGTVAASLEDMVVIVGLGEVSPWGSGRTRFEAEYGIQSDGSVELTAAGVLELAWMTGLLRWRDTPVAGWYDTDDKIVDEADIFDRYRDEVVARSGVRTFVDSIAIEDLTSPEGVEMFLDTDVTFTVDSEEAAKSYVDADPAFTVATENDGEWQVTRKQGARSRMPRRAAMARKVGGQFPTDFDPTRWGIPASMVESIDRIAVWNLVSAVDAYLSAGFSPAEILQAVHPSDVAMTQGTGFGGMTSMRKLFLDRFLAEDIPSDILQETLPNVVAAHTMQSYIGGYGSMIHPIGACATAAVSVEEGVDKIACGKADFVVAGAIDDISVESIAGFASMNATADSDAMAAKGISERFYSRANDRRRAGFVEAQGGGTILLARGSVAAQMGLPVYGVVAFAQSYADGAHTSIPAPGLGALAAGRGRKSSRLVRNLADLGVSVDEISVISKHDTSTNANDPNESNLHTRLAEAMGRSNGNPMFVVSQKTLTGHAKGGAAVFQTAGLADIFRTGRIPANRALDCVDPELQSSPGLVWLREPLELPTTVKAGLLTSLGFGHVSALVALVHPAAFEQALRQELGHAAAEAWLETATARLRAGVRRREAGMLGHEPLFTPIEDRRFIGEPKEIEAAMLLDPEARLAQSGFFE, from the coding sequence ATGGCTTCCAGCTTTATCTCACGTCTCGCATCCGGCGAACCCTACGTTCTCCTGTTTGCAGGACAAGCCACTCCCTGGCGGGAGAATCTCGCCGAGATCGGCGAGGACTCGAACCTCGCACACGCGATCCGTTCCCTCATCGCCGACTCGGATGCTCTCCTCGCACCGATCGCCGCTCCCCTGGCCGCCGCCGGTGCGGGCGCACTGACGCTCGAGAACCTCGGCTCGTCGAACGATCCCGCACTGTCAGTCCCCGGCATCACCGCAGCCCAGTACGCGCTGCTCCACGCCCTCTCCTCGGCAGGCCTCGACATCGGCGTGTCAGCCCCGGTCGATACCCTCGGCCACTCCCAGGGCATCCTCGGTGCCGAGCTTGCCAAGGCATGGGTGACGAAGGATGAGAAGGAGCTTGCCCGGATCTTCGCGATCGCCCGCCTCATCGGCGCCGCCACATCCCGCACCTGCCGCGCTGAAGGCATCACCCATTCGACCCGCAGCCCCATGCTGTCCGTCCGGGACGTCTCGCGCGGCCAGCTTGACGCCATGGTGGAGGGGACGGGTGCGACCGTTTCGATCGTGAACTCGCGCCGCCGCTTCATCGTCTCCGGGCATCCCACCGATCTTGAGCGTGTCGAGCTCGCGGCGGATGCTGCCGCGAAGGCCGACCGGGCGGAGCTTGCCGCGAAGACACGCGGCGGCATGCCGCTCACTCCCGTCCTCGAATACTTGACGGTGGAAGCCCCCTTCCATCACGAACTCCTGCGTCCCGCCTACGAGCAGGTGCTCGCATGGTCGGAGGCCTGCGGCATTGCCGGCGCTGACGAGCTGGCGCGGGCTGTCCTCCTCGATCCTGTCGACTGGGCCTCCCAGGTGCGTGCCGCTCAGGCACGCGGCGTTTCCTGGTTCGTCGACCTGGGCCCCGGAAACGTCGTCGGCCGGATCACGACCGACGTCCTCGAGGGCACCGGCGCCGGCATCGTGTCCGCCGGGACGCTCTCCGACATCGACGCCCTGGCCGTGCCGGGTGAGGAGCCTGCACGGACCGCCGACTGGTCCACGCATGCTCCCCGCCTCCTCGACCTGCCGTCCGGCACGGCCGTCGAGACAGCATTCTCGCGCCTGACCGGCAACTCCCCCATCCTCCTGGCGGGCATGACCCCGACAACGGTCGATCCGGAGATCGTGGCGGCTGCCGCGAACGCGGGCTTCTGGGTGGAAATGGGTGGCGGCGGCCAGGTGACCGCCGAGGTGTTCGCCAGCAACCTGGCGGGCCTGCAGGCTCAGCTCAACGACGGCAGGACCGCCCAGTTCAATGCCATGTTCATGGACCGCTACCTGTGGAACCTCCAGTTCGGCGGCCAGCGGGTCGTGTCGAAGGCCCGCGAATCCGGTGCACCCCTCGATGGTGTCGTCGTCTCCGCCGGCATCCCCGAACTCGATGAGGCTCCCGAGCTTATCGCAACCCTCCAGTCCGAGGGCTTCAAGTACATTGCGTTCAAGCCGGGCACGGTCGCTCAGATCAGGCACTCGCTCCAGATCGCCAAGAGCGTCGACACGACGATCATCCTTCATGTCGAGGATGGTCACGCGGGCGGGCACCATTCGTGGGAGAACCTCGACGATCTCCTGCGGTCCACGTATGCGGAGATCCGCCGCGAAGAGAACGTGATCCTCTGTGTCGGCGGCGGCATCGGCACCCCCGAGAGGGCGGCCGACTATATTTCGGGCCAGTGGGCTCTCGCCTACGATCTGCCGCTCATGCCCGTCGATGGTGTCCTCATCGGCACGGCTGCGATGACGGCGAAGGAAGCGAAGACGCAGGATTCCGTCAAGGAGCTCCTCGTCAAGACGAGCGGCGTCCCCGCGTCCGAGGGCGGCTGGGTCGGTTCCGGCCAGTCGAAGGGCGGCATGACGTCCGGCCTGTCGCACCTGCGCGCCGACATGTACGAGATCGACAACGATGCCGCCGCCTGTGCGCGCCTTGTCGCCGAGGTGGAGGGGAAGCCCGAGCTGCTCCGGACCCGCCGCGACGAGATCATCGCGGCCCTCAACAAGACATCGAAGCCGTACTTCGGCGACCTGGGCGAGATGACCTACGCGGAGGTTGCGACGCGCTTCGCCGAACTATCGCACCCGTGGGTCGACCCGTCGTGGCTCACCCGCTACCACGAGCTGCTCCAGCGTTTCGAAGCACGCCTGTCCCCCGCCGATCACGGCCCCGTCACGACCCTGTTCCCCACGGAAGCGGATGTGACAGACGGACTGCCCGCGGCAGAGCGCCTCATCGGCGCCTACCCGCTTTCGCAGGAGCTCACCCTCACTCCGCTCGACTCGGCATGGTTCATCGCACTGTGCCGAAAGTACCCGAAGCCGATGGGCTTCGTCCCCACCATCGATGATGATCTGCTCCGCTGGTGGGGCCAGGATTCGCTGTGGCAGGCCCAGGACGATCGGTATGATGCGAACGCGGTCCGGATCATTCCCGGCCCCGTCTCCGTTGCCGGTATCACCACCGTCAACGAGCCGATCGCGTCGATCCTGTCCCGGTTCGAGGATGCGACGATCGCACGCCTCGAGGGTTCGGCCGAGAGGCTGACCGCGTTCTCGAAGCTCGCGAACGCGAAGGATGCTGCCGAGTATGTTCGCGCCGTCCCGTTCATCTCCTGGACCGGTCATCTCATCGACAACCCTGCCCACATTCTCGACGCTTCCGCCTACGATCTCGAGATCGACGGCGAGAAGGCGACGATCACGGTCAAGCTCGATACGTTCTGGGATGGGAGCACCGCCTCCGTCCATGCCGTCCGCGAGCTCGTCGTCCCCCTCGTCCTCCCTCCCTCCGTCCAGGACGGTGGGGTGCCGGTCGTCGACGAGGAGCGCCTGCCCGAGTCGATGTACAACCTGCTGTCCGGCACTGCCGGTGTCGGCAACACGGCCGTCCAGGGGGACTACATCGAGGCCCTGCCGACGATGGTCGAGTCCGCTCGGTCAGAGTTCGGCGAAGCCCACTACTCCTTCACCCTGCCTGCGACTCTCGGCGCCGACCACACGGGCGTCACAGGCAGCGCGCTCGGCTTGGACACGGCAACGATCGTGCCCGATGCTCTGCTCGGCACCTGCTGGCCTGCCATCTATGCCGCTCTCGGCTCGGCCATGGTCAACGGCTACCCGGTGATCGAGGGCCTGCTCAACGCCGTCCACCTCGATCACACGATCTCGTTCGACCGTCCCGTCTCTGAGCTGCCGCTCGGCGCGATCGACGTGATCTCCTGGGCGGACTCGATCCAAGAGTCCTCCTCCGGCCGGATCGTCGAAGTCGACCTCGACCTGTTCATCGACGGCGTCAAGGTGGGGCACATGGAGGAGCGCTTCGCGATCCGTGGCCGCGCCTACGGCTCGAACCTTCCCGCGGAACCGCCCTTCGCGGGCGGAACAACGGCTGAGGTTGTCGATACGCCCCGGTCGACGCTCCGCAAGGTCACGGTCACCGCACCCTCGGACATGACTCCGTTCGCCTGGGTGTCGGGTGACTTCAACCCGATCCACACCTCGACCCACGCGGCCCGCGTGGCGGGTCTCGAGGCTCCCCTCGTGCACGGCATGTGGCTCTCTGCCACCGCTCAGCATGCCGCCTCGGTCGCGGACGACAAGGGCCGCGCCCTCAAGCTGACGGGTTGGACGTACAGGATGTTCGGTCTCGTCGACTTGAACGACGAGGTCGATATCACGGTCGAGCGGATCGGCCGGCTCAAGGGCGGGGGCCTCGTCCTCGAGGTCACCTGCAAGGTCGGCAGCGAGCTCGTCTCGACCGGCACGGCCACGACTGCCGCTCCCGCCACCGCCTACGTCTACCCCGGCCAGGGCATCCAGTCCCAGGGCATGGGGTTGAACGAGAGAGCATCGTCGAAGGCCACGGCAGACGTGTGGGAGCGTGCCGACATCCACACCCGCAAGGTTCTCGGCTTCTCCATTCTCGCTCTCGTCCGCGACAACCCGACAGTCCTCACGGCGAAGGGTGTCACCTACCGTCATCCCGAAGGCGTCCTCAACCTCACCCAGTTCACGCAGGTTGCCCTCGCAACGCTCGCCTTCGCCCAGACGGCTCGCCTGCGCGAGGCGGGGGCCGTCGTCGACGGCGCCTACTTCGCCGGTCATTCCCTCGGCGAATACAACGCTCTCTCGGCCTACGCCGGCACGATCGATCTCGAGACTGTTCTCGAGCTCGTCTTCCACCGCGGCGCCACCATGCACAACCTTGTGCCCCGCGACGATCAGGGCCGGTCGAACTATCAGATGGGAGCGCTGCGCCCCAACCAATTCGGTGTCAGCCATGACCAGGTCAAGGACTACATCGATGGTGTCGCGAAGGCGAGCGGTGAGTTCCTGGAGATCGTCAACTACAACCTGGCAGGCCAGCAGTATGCGGTGGCGGGGACGATCGCCGGTTTGCGGGCCCTCGCGGCCGACGCCGGGGAGCGTGCCCGCAAGGCAGGCGGCAAGGGTCCGTTCATGCTCGTTCCCGGCATCGATGTGCCCTTCCACTCCGCGATCCTCCACGACGGTGTGCCCGAGTTCCGTGAGCGCCTCACAGAACTCCTGCCCCACGAGATCGACTATCGCGGCCTGGAGAACAAGTACATCCCGAACCTTGTCGCGAAGCCGTTCGAACTGACACAGGACTTCGTTCGCGAGATCCTCTCCGTCGTCCCCTCGGTCGAACTCGACGCTGTCCTTGCGAACTGGGATGACGAGATCCAGGACAAGACGAAGCTGGCTCGTACGATCCTCATCGAGCTGCTGTGCTGGCAGTTCGCGTCGCCCGTGCGCTGGATCGAGACGCAGGACCTGCTGTTCTCGACCTCGAAGCTCGACATCAACGAGATCGTCGAAATCGGTCTCGGTGCCGCCCCGACGCTCGCGAACCTCGCGTCGAAGACGCTTGCCCTGCCCGAATACACGGACGCGTCCGTGACCGTGCGCAACGTCCAGCGTGACGAGGCCTTCGTCTACCACGAAGACGTCAACACGATCGACGATGATGAGCCGGTCGAGATCCCGGACACTCCCGTGGCCCAGGCCGCGACACCGACACCCGCACCCGAAGCACCCGCGGCCCCCGTCGCGCCGGCAGGGTCCGTCGAACGTCCCGCCGACCTGCCCTACCGAGCATCCGACGCGATCAAGACCCTGCTCGCCTTCGCGAACAAGGTCCGCCCCGAACAGATCGGCGCAGCCGATACGACCGGGACGCTGACCAACGGCGTGTCCTCGCGCCTCAACCAGCTCCTCATGGACTTCTCGGCAGAACTCGGCCTGGCCAGCGTGGAGGGCGCCGCGGAAGCGGATGTCGTCACCCTGTCCGCCACGGTGGACCGCGCGGCACACAATTACAAGCCGTTCGGGCCCGTCCTCGGGGAAGCGATCAAGGATCGCATCCGCAAACTGTTCGGCGCCGCCGGCCAGAAGCAGTCCGCCATCGCGGAGCGTGTCACCGGCGTGTGGCAGCTCGGAGACGGCTGGGTTGCGCACACGACAGCGGCGATCCTCCTCGGCACACGCCCTGGAGCATCCACCCGCGGAGGCGATCTCGCCTCCCTTCCGACGGAAGCATCATCGACGGCGGATGTCACCGCGATCATCGACGCGGCTGTTGCGGAGGTGGGTGCCGCCCACGGCATCCCCGTCGCGATTCCCACCGCCGGAGGCGGTGGCGGCGCAACCGTCGACTCTGCCGCTCTCGACGAATTCGCCTCCTCGATCACGGGTGACCGCGGTGTTCTCGCGAACACGGCACGCCACCTGCTGAACGCACTCGGCCTCGACGAAGCCACCCCAGCATCGTTCGATCATTCCGAAGCGGAGGAGACACAGGCCGTCCTCGACGCTGTCGAGGCTGAGCTCGGCGCCGGCTGGGTCTCCCTCGTCACGCCCTCGTTCGATCCGCGCAAGGCCGTCCTCCTCGACGACCGCTGGGCTTCGGCCCGCGAAGACCTGGCTCGCCTGTGGGCAGGCCAGGAGCTGGCAGACACGGTGTCGTTCCGCGGGGCCGGTCAGGCTGTTGCCGACCAGGCTTCCTGGTGGGCACAGCAGTCCTCCGGCGAGAAGGCACGCCGTTTCGAGCAGATCGCACAGTCGGCTCTCGATACGGCACCGGGAGAATACTCGGGTCAGATCGCGATCGTGACCGGCATGGCTCCCAACTCGATCGCCGGCGGCGTCGTGGCAGGGCTGCTCGCCGGCGGTGCCACCGTCGTCGCCACGGCGTCGCGCCTCAACGCGGCGCGGTTGGCCTACGCGAAGACGCTCTACCGCGAGAACGCGTCGGCCGATGCTGCGCTGTGGCTGGTTCCCGCGAACCTGTCCTCCTACCGCGATGTCGATGCTCTCGTCGAGTGGATCGGTACGGAACAGTCCGAGACCGTGGGCTCTGACCTCAAGGTCACGAAGCCCGCTCTCGTCCCGGACCTGTACTTCCCGTTCGCTGCGCCGCCCGTCTCGGGCACCGCTGAGGATGCTGGCCCTGCCACGGAGACGCAGGCCCGCCTGCTCCTGTGGTCGGTTGAGCGCTCCATGACGGCACTGTCGAAGATCGGTGCGGACACGAACGTCGAACATCGCCTGCACGTCGTCCTGCCTGGCTCCCCCAACAGGGGAACCTTCGGCGGGGATGGTGCTTACGGCGAGGTGAAGGCCGCATTCGATGCGATCGTCAACAAATGGCAGGTCGAGCCGTGGGCTGAGCGTGTCACCATCGCGCACCCGAGGATCGGCTGGGTTGCCGGTACGGGCCTCATGGGCGGCAACGATCCTCTCGTCGCCGCAGCAGAGAAGTCCGGCATCCGCGTATGGACGCCGTCGGAGATCTCGAGCGAACTGCTCGCCCTGTGCTCTGCCGAGGCGAAAGCCCGTGCAGGCGAGGCACCGATCGAGGCGGACCTGACTGGCGGCATGGACAAGATCTCGATCTCTGCGCTGCGCGCAGAGGCAGAGGTCCTGACCCCCGAGACGGTCTCGACGGTGGAAGCAACCCTTCAGGCGCTGCCCTCCCCTGTCCGCTCTGCTCAGCCCACCGCTGACTGGGGCACGGTCGCCGCGTCCCTCGAGGACATGGTCGTCATCGTCGGCCTCGGAGAGGTCAGCCCGTGGGGTTCGGGACGCACCCGCTTCGAAGCCGAGTACGGCATCCAGTCCGATGGCAGTGTCGAGCTGACCGCCGCCGGCGTGCTCGAACTGGCGTGGATGACAGGCCTGCTCCGCTGGCGCGATACTCCCGTGGCCGGCTGGTATGACACGGACGACAAGATTGTCGACGAGGCAGATATCTTCGACCGGTATCGGGATGAAGTGGTGGCACGCTCCGGCGTCCGCACCTTCGTCGACTCGATCGCCATCGAAGACCTGACGAGCCCCGAGGGCGTGGAGATGTTCCTCGACACGGACGTCACGTTCACGGTGGATTCCGAAGAGGCCGCGAAATCGTATGTCGATGCCGATCCTGCGTTCACTGTCGCGACAGAGAACGATGGGGAATGGCAGGTCACCCGCAAGCAGGGTGCCCGCAGCCGCATGCCGCGCCGCGCCGCCATGGCACGCAAGGTCGGCGGACAGTTCCCGACCGACTTCGATCCGACCCGCTGGGGCATCCCCGCATCCATGGTCGAGTCCATCGACCGGATTGCTGTCTGGAACCTCGTCTCCGCTGTCGACGCCTACCTGTCTGCCGGATTCTCCCCCGCGGAGATCCTCCAGGCCGTCCACCCGTCCGATGTGGCGATGACGCAGGGCACCGGCTTCGGCGGGATGACGTCGATGAGGAAGCTGTTCCTCGACCGTTTCCTGGCCGAAGACATCCCCTCCGACATCCTCCAGGAGACCCTCCCCAACGTTGTCGCGGCGCACACGATGCAGTCGTACATCGGCGGCTACGGGTCGATGATCCACCCGATCGGCGCCTGCGCCACCGCGGCCGTCTCGGTCGAGGAGGGCGTCGACAAGATCGCCTGCGGCAAGGCAGACTTCGTCGTCGCCGGCGCGATCGATGACATCTCGGTCGAGTCGATTGCCGGCTTCGCCTCCATGAACGCCACGGCGGACTCGGATGCGATGGCGGCGAAGGGCATCAGCGAACGCTTCTACTCCCGTGCCAACGACCGCAGGAGGGCTGGCTTCGTCGAGGCTCAAGGCGGCGGAACGATCCTGCTGGCTCGCGGCTCTGTCGCGGCCCAGATGGGTCTGCCCGTCTACGGAGTGGTCGCTTTCGCCCAGTCCTACGCGGATGGTGCACACACCTCGATCCCGGCCCCCGGGCTCGGTGCTCTCGCTGCGGGACGCGGCAGGAAGTCCTCCAGGCTCGTCCGCAACCTCGCCGATCTCGGTGTCTCGGTCGATGAGATCTCCGTGATCTCCAAGCACGACACGTCGACGAATGCGAACGACCCGAACGAGTCGAACCTGCACACCCGCCTCGCGGAGGCGATGGGACGCTCGAACGGGAACCCCATGTTCGTCGTGTCGCAGAAGACGCTGACAGGTCACGCGAAGGGCGGTGCCGCCGTCTTCCAGACTGCCGGCCTGGCCGATATCTTCCGGACCGGACGGATCCCCGCGAACCGTGCGCTCGACTGTGTCGATCCTGAGCTCCAGAGCTCCCCGGGGCTCGTCTGGCTCCGGGAACCGCTCGAGCTGCCGACCACCGTCAAGGCTGGCCTGCTCACCTCGCTCGGCTTCGGCCACGTGTCAGCGCTCGTCGCACTCGTCCACCCGGCCGCGTTCGAGCAGGCCCTGCGCCAGGAGCTCGGACACGCCGCGGCAGAGGCTTGGCTGGAGACGGCAACGGCACGCCTGCGTGCCGGTGTGCGCCGCCGCGAGGCTGGCATGCTCGGCCACGAGCCGCTGTTCACCCCGATCGAGGATCGCCGCTTCATCGGTGAGCCGAAGGAGATCGAGGCAGCCATGCTGCTCGACCCGGAGGCGCGCCTCGCACAGAGCGGCTTCTTCGAGTGA
- the acpS gene encoding holo-ACP synthase AcpS: MIIGVGVDLVDVESFALQLDSPGTVYARAFTGQERRTAKNRATVSGSPAAHLAARWAAKEAFIKAWSAALIGTPPPLAQEELVWSQIEVIADRWGRPALTIHPPLADTVESSIAQIHGPGTASWHVSMSHDGGMAMATVIAASHLAIGPQSNADSHPTG, from the coding sequence GTGATCATCGGCGTGGGCGTGGACCTTGTCGACGTTGAGTCCTTTGCACTGCAGCTGGACTCACCCGGCACGGTCTACGCCCGCGCCTTCACGGGCCAGGAGCGCCGCACCGCGAAGAACAGGGCCACCGTGTCCGGTTCTCCCGCGGCGCACCTGGCCGCCCGGTGGGCGGCGAAAGAGGCCTTCATCAAAGCCTGGTCCGCCGCCCTAATCGGCACCCCGCCCCCACTCGCTCAGGAGGAGCTCGTCTGGTCACAGATCGAGGTCATCGCGGATCGGTGGGGCAGGCCCGCGCTCACCATCCATCCACCACTTGCTGACACTGTTGAGAGTTCAATCGCGCAGATCCACGGACCGGGCACAGCCTCGTGGCACGTGTCGATGAGCCACGACGGTGGGATGGCAATGGCGACGGTGATTGCCGCGTCCCACCTCGCGATCGGCCCTCAGTCAAACGCTGACTCCCACCCGACGGGATAG
- a CDS encoding dihydroxyacetone kinase family protein, translated as MTRLVNVPEDFPAESLRGFVLANKRYVKPVYGGVVRSTATRDGKVAVVYGGGSGHYPAFAGWVGQGFADGAVCGNIFSSPSGAQAYSVLKAADRGAGVLMGFGNYAGDVLHFGQAIERLRAEGIQADTLVVTDDIASGAKDEVEKRRGIAGDFPTFKIAAAAAEAGKDFDEVKRIFEKANAATRSFGVAFSGCTLPGAEAPLFTVPEGKMGIGLGIHGEPGIDEAPLGTADELAKTLVEGLLEERPEGANRVVAIINGLGDTKYEELFTVAGTVHDLLEEAGIEVADLESGEFVTSLDMAGISLTLTWVDDELEEYWNAPCDAPAYRKGSVGTVERDDAALNNEAAKVTVTEKGSEQSQAAAQKAAELLGEIAAMLESKKDELGELDSVAGDGDHGIGMENGSRAAAKAAKALVADGAGLSTTLAAAGDAWSDRAGGTSGALWGAILTSFGATFGDQDSPTEEKFVAAVIAALDAVQRLGGAEVGDKTLVDSLAPLAKAFASTDGDLRAKGEAGLAAAEKGAQSTVDLVAKLGRARPLGKKSVGTADPGAVSLVEVARVLVAAL; from the coding sequence ATGACGCGTCTAGTAAATGTTCCCGAAGACTTCCCCGCGGAGTCCCTCCGTGGTTTTGTTCTCGCCAATAAGAGATACGTGAAGCCTGTCTACGGCGGCGTGGTCCGCTCGACGGCCACCCGTGACGGGAAGGTTGCAGTTGTTTACGGAGGCGGGTCGGGACACTACCCGGCGTTCGCGGGTTGGGTCGGCCAAGGATTTGCTGACGGTGCAGTATGCGGCAACATCTTCTCCTCTCCATCAGGTGCGCAGGCATATTCGGTGCTCAAGGCTGCTGACCGCGGGGCGGGCGTCCTCATGGGATTCGGCAACTATGCGGGCGATGTTCTGCACTTCGGCCAGGCCATCGAACGCCTGCGCGCTGAGGGTATTCAGGCCGACACTCTTGTCGTCACCGACGACATCGCCTCGGGTGCGAAGGATGAGGTGGAGAAGCGCCGCGGAATCGCCGGTGACTTCCCCACGTTCAAGATCGCTGCCGCCGCGGCTGAGGCCGGCAAGGATTTCGATGAGGTGAAGCGGATCTTCGAGAAGGCCAATGCCGCGACACGCTCTTTCGGCGTCGCTTTCTCGGGATGTACTCTCCCTGGCGCTGAGGCTCCTCTCTTCACCGTCCCGGAGGGGAAGATGGGGATCGGCCTCGGCATCCACGGAGAGCCCGGCATCGACGAAGCGCCGCTGGGAACTGCCGATGAGCTGGCCAAGACTCTTGTCGAGGGGCTCCTCGAGGAGCGCCCCGAGGGCGCGAATCGCGTGGTTGCGATCATCAACGGCCTCGGCGACACGAAGTATGAAGAGCTGTTCACCGTGGCGGGCACCGTCCACGATCTCCTTGAAGAAGCGGGGATCGAGGTGGCCGATCTCGAGTCCGGTGAGTTCGTGACATCGCTCGACATGGCAGGCATTTCTCTCACCCTCACGTGGGTCGACGACGAGCTCGAGGAGTACTGGAACGCACCGTGCGACGCCCCCGCCTACCGCAAGGGTTCGGTCGGAACAGTCGAGCGTGACGATGCGGCTCTCAACAACGAGGCCGCGAAGGTGACAGTCACCGAGAAGGGCTCCGAGCAGTCCCAAGCGGCAGCGCAGAAGGCGGCCGAGCTCCTCGGCGAGATCGCGGCCATGCTCGAGAGCAAGAAGGACGAGCTCGGCGAGCTCGACTCCGTCGCTGGCGACGGAGACCACGGCATCGGCATGGAGAACGGATCCCGTGCAGCCGCGAAAGCGGCGAAGGCGCTTGTCGCAGACGGTGCGGGCCTCTCAACCACACTCGCTGCCGCGGGTGATGCCTGGTCGGATCGTGCGGGAGGCACCTCGGGCGCTCTGTGGGGAGCGATCCTCACGTCCTTCGGTGCAACGTTCGGAGATCAGGATTCTCCCACTGAGGAGAAGTTTGTCGCCGCGGTGATAGCCGCACTCGATGCTGTTCAGCGTCTTGGCGGAGCCGAGGTGGGAGACAAGACGCTGGTCGACTCCCTCGCTCCTCTCGCGAAGGCCTTTGCATCGACCGATGGCGATCTGAGGGCGAAGGGCGAAGCGGGCCTGGCAGCCGCAGAGAAGGGCGCCCAGTCGACGGTTGATCTCGTCGCGAAGCTGGGCCGTGCGCGTCCCCTCGGCAAGAAGTCTGTCGGCACGGCTGACCCGGGAGCCGTGTCCCTCGTCGAGGTCGCACGCGTCCTCGTCGCCGCACTCTAG